In Schizosaccharomyces osmophilus chromosome 2, complete sequence, the following proteins share a genomic window:
- the mrps18 gene encoding mitochondrial ribosomal protein subunit S11 yields the protein MLGLTRLGLRRFGTHSHLRNDGKINLTEVLQKSVLSTPKTTPLQNKEPAYVAGSEFLPSPYFLHAKCLKNNTHVTLCNPDKKIIFKASAGSCGFRKGKRRGYDTAYTVTSRVLEQIRLKNLSIENLYIVFQGFSQAREAVQNCLLGQEGSLIRDKIVKIMDKSAIKFGGPRGRNERRI from the coding sequence ATGCTGGGATTGACGCGCCTTGGGCTTCGTCGTTTTGGTACCCATTCTCATCTCAGGAATGATGGTAAAATCAATCTTACTGAGGTACTACAAAAGTCAGTTTTATCTACTCCAAAAACTACCCCTCTGCAAAACAAGGAACCTGCTTATGTCGCAGGTTCTGAGTTTCTTCCTAGTCCTTACTTTTTGCATGCCAAATGTTTAAAGAATAACACCCATGTGACCCTTTGCAATCCcgataaaaaaatcattttcaaagcatCTGCTGGATCATGCGGATTCcggaaaggaaaaagacGTGGATACGATACCGCCTACACCGTAACCTCAAGGGTCCTTGAGCAGATTCGTCTTAAGAATTTAAGCattgaaaatttgtatATTGTCTTTCAAGGATTTAGTCAAGCTCGTGAGGCCGTACAAAATTGTTTACTAGGCCAGGAAGGTTCACTGATTCGAGATAAGATCGTCAAAATCATGGATAAATCTGCCATAAAGTTTGGTGGCCCCCGtggaagaaatgaaagaagaatttaa
- the clr2 gene encoding chromatin silencing protein Clr2: protein MPFIACTWSDGDARTLPTNSFRTRYTPSIRPLAHDHPRHLAFRQTCGQLLARHIFGGSGSTQQVFHDLHQQFIHAPKVPSNSLPNTSFTVINPISTPSQLNAKSLVSSHRSRPPSRTVSTDEPKQNAPPRYTSRLMTTESFDNYVLEALPKHYQIYQRDGFGSKRGEYWVYGHPGGRPFRSINDFQHHLYWLVSDLSRNGANCCCSLCANGSIKIRRNIQKDMERIFHECKDDTFTWPSSFRLGEVVWIDTNYEVIPGIVVARNLINYDINKSNSSNSLLDAYVEPYQYHCKELGNSRFFFDMAAADIEPWTQRSSDMSRPGHILASDIAHSWCLYGKFQPIDNKNVEHSVYKDEHHSIPMTILPIIEDGPENLSDHFLGVFYGAEKLWINDLCILHTESLPSQFSKACLMNISDIFVNLDDAVCIQGSLWAQKDATAQTFHRFRNRTKLPRRLEIAERISQTEYTLMHSDSSEFVCQLADIAGRWYEPWSIKGNYQFSKEKKRRVLSRLEAVGNENWVDDDFYELLLSEIDLVSPVVM, encoded by the coding sequence ATGCCCTTCATAGCTTGTACTTGGTCGGACGGGGATGCGAGGACCTTGCCTACTAATTCTTTTAGAACTCGTTATACGCCCTCAATCCGACCTCTTGCTCACGATCATCCAAGGCATTTGGCATTTCGACAAACATGCGGACAGTTGCTAGCCCGACATATCTTCGGAGGTTCCGGCTCAACTCAGCAAGTGTTTCACGATCTTCACCAACAATTCATTCATGCTCCTAAAGTACCCTCCAACTCTTTACCCAACACTTCCTTTACTGTTATAAACCCTATTTCCACTCCATCTCAACTAAATGCGAAATCCCTTGTTTCTTCTCATCGGTCAAGGCCGCCTTCCAGAACAGTATCAACTGATGAGCCTAAGCAAAATGCTCCTCCTAGATACACTTCCCGCTTAATGACGACCGAGAGTTTTGATAATTATGTATTAGAGGCCTTACCAAAACATTATCAGATTTACCAACGCGATGGTTTTGGGTCAAAACGTGGCGAGTATTGGGTGTATGGGCATCCTGGTGGCCGCCCTTTTCGATCCATAAACGACTTTCAGCATCATCTTTACTGGTTAGTTTCTGATTTATCAAGGAACGGAGCGAATTGTTGCTGCTCACTATGCGCCAATGGTTCAATTAAAATTCGAAGGAATATCCAAAAGGACATGGAAAGGATATTCCATGAGTGCAAAGATGATACCTTTACTTGGCCGTCTTCATTTCGACTTGGTGAAGTGGTATGGATCGATACAAATTACGAAGTTATTCCTGGAATTGTTGTTGCTAGGAATTTGATTAATTATGATATCAATAAAAGTAACTCTTCGAATTCGCTTTTAGACGCCTACGTCGAACCTTACCAATACCATTGTAAGGAATTAGGAAACTCGAGATTTTTCTTCGACATGGCCGCTGCCGATATTGAACCATGGACGCAACGATCTTCAGACATGAGTCGCCCAGGCCACATACTTGCTAGTGACATCGCTCATAGTTGGTGTCTTTATGGAAAGTTTCAACCTATTGACAATAAAAATGTTGAGCATAGTGTATATAAAGATGAGCATCACTCTATTCCCATGACCATCCTTCCCATAATCGAAGATGGGCCAGAAAACTTAAGTGATCATTTTTTGGGTGTTTTTTATGGAGCTGAGAAACTATGGATTAATGATCTTTGTATCTTGCATACCGAGTCTCTTCCTTCtcaattttccaaagccTGTTTAATGAATATCTCCGACATCTTTGTAAATCTCGACGATGCCGTCTGTATTCAAGGATCACTGTGGGCACAAAAAGATGCTACAGCTCAAACGTTTCATCGATTTCGAAATCGTACAAAGTTGCCGCGTCGCTTAGAGATTGCGGAGCGCATTTCGCAAACTGAATACACCCTTATGCATAGCGATTCTTCAGAATTTGTATGCCAGCTTGCAGATATAGCGGGCAGATGGTACGAACCTTGGTcaataaaaggaaattatcaattttcaaaggaaaaaaaaaggcgAGTGCTATCGAGACTGGAAGCAGTGGGGAATGAAAATTGGGTTGATGATGACTTTTATGAGCTTTTACTTTCTGAGATTGATCTAGTTTCACCGGTTGTCATGTGA
- the vht1 gene encoding plasma membrane vitamin H transmembrane transporter Vht1: protein MNSVSFPLDQHLEKDDKQDAFIKHSEASATTDLETNDHIPRSPSREEDFNSEEQKRLSRLRLKSDIRIIPCLWILYFLACCLRFSVSLSFTMNSQQGHSLIQTLPGYTPHLLSLGLALFYVGYVIFEVPSNLMMVFVEPSVWVARIQFTIGVVGLCHTVLGTKYGNAKAFVALRFFLGVAESGLWPGLAYYMSRWYQGQHLGKRIGWYYTAAQIGAAVVSLVSAGFQKMDNARGLYGYQWMFLIWGVVSVAQALTIPWWLPAVDNYQKNRRDLLSYIPLPKWMKYMSPTRMQFLDQKEKHLHRRYMSGMNVGKQWTWMDLLKSCLDLRVWPFVLIYFGVVGVGNGIFGYCTLIIEQINSNFSSTTVSLLNAPIWVCDALGIVLVMPLYDRFRYRLTFLSSSCLIIIAGLCVATYAHTPWSRYGGLLMIGFGLGPTVPICMAWCSELMVVSYGDVGVAASLALVSGVGNLGSVVTTYALYSGWPADTTYHKSNEVCMGLIGLSIISGFVVYILEKTGFGQFRASFWATETKEQEPTMYESQFEENISH from the coding sequence ATGAATAGTGTTTCCTTTCCGCTTGACCAGCACTTAGAGAAAGATGACAAGCAAGATGCTTTTATTAAGCATTCTGAAGCGTCTGCTACTACCGATCTGGAAACCAATGACCATATTCCGAGATCTCCTTCAAGGGAAGAAGATTTCAATTCTGAGGAACAGAAACGGCTAAGCAGACTACGGCTGAAGAGTGATATCCGAATTATACCTTGTCTCTGGATTCTTTACTTCTTAGCTTGTTGCTTACGATTTTCCGTCTCGCTTTCTTTCACCATGAATTCCCAACAAGGTCATAGCCTCATACAAACATTACCCGGTTATACTCCccatcttctttctttaggTCTCGCTCTTTTTTATGTGGGATACGTTATATTTGAGGTTCCTTCTAACTTAATGATGGTTTTCGTCGAACCCTCTGTTTGGGTTGCTCGTATTCAGTTTACCATTGGTGTCGTTGGTTTGTGTCATACAGTCTTGGGAACGAAATATGGTAACGCAAAAGCATTTGTTGCTCTACGCTTTTTCTTGGGTGTTGCAGAGTCTGGTTTATGGCCAGGTTTAGCTTATTACATGAGTCGTTGGTACCAGGGCCAACACCTGGGAAAACGAATTGGATGGTATTACACTGCTGCCCAGATTGGTGCTGCTGTCGTAAGTTTGGTTTCTGCTGGCTTCCAAAAAATGGATAATGCTCGAGGTTTATATGGCTATCAATGgatgtttttgatttggGGCGTTGTTTCTGTTGCCCAAGCTCTCACTATACCTTGGTGGTTACCTGCAGTAGAcaattatcaaaaaaatagacGAGACCTTTTATCTTATATCCCTCTTCCCAAATGGATGAAGTATATGTCTCCGACCCGCATGCAATTTCTCgatcaaaaagaaaagcatctACATCGCCGCTACATGTCAGGTATGAATGTAGGTAAGCAATGGACTTGGATGGATTTGTTAAAGTCTTGCTTGGATCTTCGCGTATggccttttgttttgatttacTTCGGTGTTGTTGGTGTAGGTAACGGTATTTTTGGATACTGCACTTTAATTATTGAACAAATCAATTCCAACTTTTCGAGTACCActgtttctcttttgaaCGCTCCAATTTGGGTTTGTGATGCTTTGGGTATTGTTTTAGTTATGCCTCTTTATGATCGCTTCCGTTACAGACTGACATTCCTTAGTTCAAGCTGTTTAATAATCATTGCTGGTCTTTGTGTTGCGACATATGCCCACACACCCTGGTCACGCTATGGTGGTCTGTTGATGATTGGTTTTGGTTTGGGACCTACTGTTCCCATTTGTATGGCTTGGTGCTCTGAGCTGATGGTTGTTTCATATGGTGATGTTGGTGTTGCTGCAAGTTTAGCCCTAGTATCCGGTGTAGGAAATTTGGGCTCTGTTGTGACAACGTATGCGCTTTACTCGGGTTGGCCTGCAGATACTACGTACCACAAAAGCAACGAAGTTTGCATGGGACTTATTGGTCTTTCCATCATTTCCGGATTTGTCGTCTatattttagaaaagaCGGGTTTTGGCCAGTTTCGTGCAAGTTTTTGGGCAACTGAAACGAAAGAACAAGAGCCCACTATGTATGAATCACAATTTGAGGAGAACATCTCTCATTGA
- the vma3 gene encoding V-type ATPase V0 subunit c (proteolipid subunit), with protein MPTDLCPVYAPFFGVMGCTAAIVFASFGAAYGTAKAGVGISAMGVLRPDLIVKNTIPVVMAGIIAIYGLVVSVLISGNLKQTLSLYSGFIQLGAGLSVGLAGLAAGFAIGIVGDAGVRGTAQQPRLFVAMILILIFAEVLGLYGLIVALLLNTRATDNVTCY; from the exons atGCCTACAGATCTTTG CCCTGT CTACGCTCCCTTCTTTGGTGTAATGGGATGCACCGCCGCAATTGTATTTGCTAGCTTTGGTGCTGCTTATGGTACTGCCAAAGCCGGTGTTGGTATCAGTGCCATGGGTGTTTTGCGTCCTGACCTTATTGT TAAAAACACCATTCCTGTCGTTATGGCTGGTATTATTGCAATTTATGGTTTGGTCGTTTCTGTTTTAATCTCCGGTAATCTTAAGCAAACTCTTAGCCTTTACAGCGGTTTTATTCAGCTTGGGGCTGGACTTTCAGTAGGTTTAGCCGGTTTAGCTGCTGGCTTTGCTATCGGTATTGTCGGTGACGCTGGTGTTCGGGGTACTGCTCAACAGCCTCGTCTTTTTGTAGCTATGATTTTGATTCTCATTTTCGCTGAAGTTTTGGGACTTTACGGTCTTATTGTTGCTTTATTGTTGAACACTCGTGCCACTGATAATGTGACA TGTTATTAG
- the nan1 gene encoding U3 snoRNP-associated WD repeat protein Nan1/Utp17, producing the protein MKEVKRAEKDPSMGRKEVKDPWTKHAYLGGRMVPQLPAIYSNDNKFLFITYDTFVGIFSLITGECVNRIFFTTQNNDSTPVAVLLSPQNAFELYLVFRSGFVSVHDWATTELLRTMEISTHVHAATFSGNTLFAVTDAQPSKSGPSNERFILYALLPSVSEKSSSLNPTFIFKFNDFIALSSSQTSANCPTVGVLTNDKVMFAVNVPKKKKHQSRWEVHEHKFNQPQALTHIAIHETKVAVADSEGRIHTFSDFTSSRVSGPRILHWHANALGGLTWALDGEYLVSGGQEGVLVLWTLETSHRQFLPRLGSSIHSISVSKNSDSYALHLGDNSLTVIKAVDLTEQIHVRGIHHMIPSSFNKEESEDDRKVPSEVFNISTINNQGEMMLLYSSCFNGHFVALQQYDLKADACIRNCEVARYSYGSVSKTAAASPNNETGYISSIAVASSSDDSYIATLDCWTTNTVDQHQRKIKQKALKFWQFDAIAKAWKLMTRIDQPHDNNQGVLGLIGMTTGNKFITLGTDATLRIWTLNSRTWVCSAMRRFANIIGSSASSFSHALASSLDGSIIAFGFDACVHLVHSESLETMFTIEVPHGGPTENIKFLGEEYLVIVSQRRLMVWNVVSMTAQWTLAGKFTGLLATSRNGQEFAVVDTNSSYSRLLIFSSDYPNLLSLHIFKNSPLALHFAHGAFLLLDDKSALHVYGGTLASKVPASKPPVIEPTKSLLGDFKYGVSAVIKSNTNAANVEPIYKRLTASMVHNLFNLPSTSPVDMESMYHGFSQLAVGEPLGSLGSKVASMSSN; encoded by the exons ATGAAAGAGGTGAAAAGAGCCGAAAAAGATCCTTCTATGGGTCGTAAAGAGGTAAAAGACCCTTGGACAAAACATGCCTATTTAGGCGGTCGTATGGTTCCTCAGTTGCCTGCAATTTATTCAAACGATAACAA gtttttgtttattacaTATGACACTTTTGTTGGCATATTCTCATTAATTACCGGGGAATGCGTCAATCGAATTTTCTTCACAACTCAAAATAACGATTCCACCCCGGTTGCTGTTTTGCTGTCTCCTCAAAATGCTTTTGAGCTTTATCTTGTGTTTCGTTCTGGATTTGTGTCTGTTCATGATTGGGCTACTACAGAACTTCTCCGTACCATGGAAATTTCCACCCACGTTCATGCAGCTACGTTTTCTGGAAATACTTTATTTGCTGTTACCGATGCTCAACCATCAAAGTCTGGCCCTTCCAACGAGCGTTTCATCCTGTATGCCCTTTTACCTTCCGTGTCTGAAAAGTCATCGAGCTTAAACCCTACCTTtatcttcaaattcaatgaCTTTATTGCTCTTTCTAGCAGTCAGACATCTGCCAATTGCCCCACTGTGGGTGTTTTAACCAATGACAAGGTAATGTTTGCCGTTAATGTtcccaagaaaaagaagcaccAGTCGCGTTGGGAAGTCCATGAACACAAGTTTAATCAACCTCAAGCCCTGACTCACATCGCTATCCATGAGACGAAGGTGGCTGTGGCTGATAGTGAAGGGCGAATCCACACCTTTTCTGATTTTACCAGCAGCCGAGTCTCCGGCCCTCGAATTCTGCATTGGCACGCAAATGCTTTAGGTGGCTTGACATGGGCTTTGGATGGCGAATATTTGGTTTCTGGTGGTCAAGAAGGTGTCTTGGTTTTGTGGACTTTGGAAACTTCACACCGACAATTCTTGCCTCGTTTGGGTTCTTCCATACATTCCATCTCTGTCTCCAAGAACTCTGACTCGTATGCTCTGCATCTTGGAGATAACTCTTTGACCGTAATTAAAGCTGTCGATTTGACAGAACAGATCCATGTTCGCGGTATTCATCACATGATTCCTAGTTCTTTCAACAAAGAGGAGTCTGAGGATGATAGAAAAGTGCCTAGTGAAGTCTTTAACATTTCCACCATTAACAATCAAGGAGAAATGATGCTGCTTTATTCGTCTTGTTTTAATGGTCACTTTGTTGCTTTACAGCAATATGATTTAAAGGCCGATGCTTGCATTCGCAATTGCGAGGTCGCTCGTTACTCGTATGGTTCTGTTTCCAAAACAGCAGCAGCATCTCCTAATAATGAGACTGGTTACATTTCCTCAATTGCGGTTGCCAGTTCTAGTGATGATTCATATATTGCAACTCTTGATTGCTGGACAACCAATACCGTTGACCAACATCAGAGGAAGATAAAACAGAAAGCTTTAAAGTTTTGGCAATTTGATGCCATAGCTAAGGCTTGGAAATTGATGACTCGTATTGACCAGCCTCACGACAATAACCAAGGCGTCTTAGGTCTTATAGGCATGACTACTGGCAATAAATTTATCACTTTAGGAACTGATGCGACGTTACGTATTTGGACTTTAAATTCCCGAACTTGGGTTTGCTCGGCAATGCGCCGTTTCGCAAACATTATAGGTTCATCTgcttcttcgttttctcaTGCTCTTGCAAGTTCTTTGGACGGATCTATAATTGCATTTGGTTTTGATGCTTGCGTGCACTTAGTACATAGCGAGTCTCTTGAGACAATGTTTACCATTGAAGTTCCTCACGGTGGTCCTACTGAGAATATTAAGTTTCTTGGAGAAGAATACTTGGTAATTGTTTCTCAACGTCGTCTGATGGTATGGAACGTGGTTTCTATGACCGCTCAGTGGACACTCGCTGGTAAGTTCACTGGACTTTTGGCCACGAGTCGAAACGGACAAGAGTTTGCTGTAGTAGACACAAATTCTTCTTATTCTCGTTTGCTGATATTTTCGAGTGATTATCCAAACTTACTTTCCTTGCATATATTTAAGAATTCTCCATTGGCCTTGCATTTTGCTCATGGTGCTTTTCTCCTTCTTGATGACAAATCTGCTTTGCATGTCTACGGCGGCACATTGGCTAGTAAGGTTCCAGCTTCGAAACCACCTGTCATCGAACCGACGAAGTCCTTGTTGGGTGACTTTAAGTACGGTGTTTCAGCTGTCATCAAGTCGAATACAAATGCAGCCAATGTTGAACCCATTTATAAGCGTCTCACTGCTAGTATGGTTCACAATTTGTTCAACTTGCCTTCCACATCCCCTGTAGATATGGAGAGCATGTACCATGGCTTTTCACAATTGGCAGTAGGCGAACCTCTTGGTTCTCTAGGCAGCAAAGTTGCATCAATGTCTTCAAATTAG
- the rpb10 gene encoding DNA-directed RNA polymerase I, II, and III subunit Rpb10, producing MIIPIRCFSCGKVIGDKWDSYLTLLQEDNTEGEALDKLGLQRYCCRRMILTHVDLIEKLLCYNPLSKQKNM from the exons atgattATTCCAATtcgttgtttttcttgtggAAAG GTTATCGGCGATAAGTGGGATAGCTATCTTACTCTTCTTCAGGAGGACAACACTGAAGGTGAAGCCCTAGACAAGTTGGGCTTACAGCGCTACTGTTGCAGACGTATGATTCTTACTCACGTCGACttaattgaaaagttaCTTTGTTATAATC CTCTTTCGAAGCAGAAGAACATGTAA
- the ypt4 gene encoding GTPase Ypt4 → MDKESYDYLVKVVLAGPSGTGKSCLLERFVKGRWNDEIQHTVGIDFASRIVIVGMGNQQKRIKLQLWDTAGQEKFRSVARNYYRGAAAAVLVYDITNKESFCELSSWVSDIRAMASSSLCVVLAGSKFDLQGQREVSTEEAAEFCSAKQIASAHETSAYSGTQVDDCFLSVVSTILTRIELGEIDPQDQSLGIQYGDLSTSQPSHNTSVTNWWASITNWDDLVRLERQTRSRCCL, encoded by the exons ATGGATAAAGAGTCCTATGATTATTTGGTAAAAGTTGTATTAGCAGGACCTTCAGGAACTGGCAAGTCCTGTCTGTTGGAACGATTTGTCAAAGGACGAT GGAATGATGAAATTCAACATACAGTAGGAATTGATTTTGCTAGTAGGATTGTGATTGTTGGTATGGGAAACCAGCAAAAAAGGATCAAACTTCAACTATGGGATACTGCTGGACAAGAAAAGTTTCGAAGTGTAGCACGAAATTATTATCGGGGAGCAGCGGCAGCAGTACTCGTGTATGACAttacaaataaagaatcGTTTTGTGAACTGTCTTCTTGGGTGTCAGATATTCGTGCTATGGCTTCATCTTCTCTATGCGTCGTTCTGGCTGGAAGTAAGTTTGATTTACAAGGACAACGGGAAGTAAGTACAGAAGAAGCGGCAGAATTTTGTTCTGCGAAGCAAATCGCTAGCGCACATGAAACGAGTGCATACTCTGGTACTCAGGTAGATGACTGTTTCTTGTCAGTGGTATCTACCATATTGACACGAATTGAACTTGGAGAAATCGATCCCCAAGATCAATCTTTAGGAATACAATACGGAGATTTAAGCACTTCTCAGCCGTCACATAATACGAGCGTTACAAACTGGTGGGCTTCTATAACAAATTGGGATGATTTAGTTCGATTGGAAAGGCAAACTCGCTCTCGATGTTGTTTATGA
- the hrd302 gene encoding ERAD E3 ligase adaptor subunit Hrd3 — MIASKPIILLFFSLVSLLSYSSNALGETDLFFVDSTGLSKQDAPFSEDFNLPVGDRFEKAKNCLQDDSSSLTEKLHATSLLKSAAWENCTDAMLLLGNILFFGLYDFEPDFGMAHAYYDQLRKTNGSVVGNLILGFYHSVSYYNTAPYDPALARMYWEAAAKQGSIDAHHFLAYHHLTGMHTKRSYLLAAKHYKFIADDLTREGPKSLLASSQYLWPEILNYNTAGEDGTGVYGPASAYSFSTASRALNSIRHYIREIYNPPEERDLGTLFEAGKLRLHGMHSFRRNHTVAETIFGKVYRDLSSLSESPVHVTSENIANLLSKSAGYIGLLQIFGNSRRRNLENATHWLKRGISHNDSNALYGMGYIFYHGLLNADEKDTEKGLSYIKEAASMKNGYALTFLGMLSMENEDFDIAFHYFTLANKEKALLSSKLLADCYFDGIGTSVSKQKAALLYKEFVETVRSTSSTMSLAVREVDHYCLENSLMYYLYSAQLGYSIAEVNAAYLVDGNKYLIDSLRRYLYPENTEEETLSDVFAFEFYARAAAQGDADANLKLGDYYYYGIGVHRDYDKAYRFYENASGKGGATGMALWNMAYMHEFGRGRERDTHIAKRFLDELSINQIAYIPFRMITSLVFLHQIYLRCLSFLRLR, encoded by the coding sequence ATGATTGCTTCAAAGCCTATAATTCTCTTATTTTTCTCACTCGTATCACTTCTCTCTTATTCAAGTAATGCTCTGGGTGAAACAGATCTTTTCTTCGTAGACTCAACTGGACTTTCAAAGCAGGATGCTCCATTCAGCGAAGACTTTAATTTACCTGTTGGAGATCgctttgaaaaagcaaaaaattgCTTACAGGATGATTCTAGTTCACTTACAGAAAAACTACATGCCACAAGTCTTTTAAAATCAGCGGCTTGGGAAAATTGTACAGATGCTATGCTTTTGCTCGGTAATATACTGTTCTTTGGCCTGTATGATTTTGAACCAGACTTTGGAATGGCTCATGCTTATTATGACCAGTTACGAAAAACGAACGGAAGCGTTGTTGGCAACTTAATACTTGGATTTTACCATTCTGTGAGTTACTACAACACTGCTCCTTACGACCCAGCTTTGGCTCGAATGTACTGGGAAGCCGCTGCGAAGCAGGGATCCATTGACGCTCATCATTTCCTTGCGTATCATCATCTCACTGGTATGCATACTAAAAGGTCTTATTTATTGGCTGCAAAGCATTACAAATTCATCGCTGATGATCTTACTAGAGAAGGTCCAAAATCTCTTTTAGCATCTTCGCAATACCTTTGGCCTGAAATCCTCAATTACAATACTGCCGGTGAGGACGGAACAGGCGTTTACGGACCCGCATCTgcttattctttttcaaccGCTAGTCGAGCCCTTAATTCCATACGGCACTATATTCGGGAAATTTATAATCCTCCGGAAGAACGGGATCTAGGAACCCTTTTTGAGGCCGGAAAGCTACGCCTTCATGGGATGCATTCATTTAGACGAAACCATACGGTAGCTGAAACAATATTTGGTAAAGTATATCGCGATTTATCATCCTTGAGTGAGAGCCCCGTCCATGTAACATCCGAAAATATTGCCAACTTGCTATCGAAATCAGCAGGTTATATAGGCCTTTTACaaatatttggaaattctaggagaagaaatttggaaaatgctACGCATTGGCTCAAACGAGGAATATCTCATAACGACTCGAACGCGCTGTACGGAATGGGATACATATTTTACCATGGGCTCTTAAATGCAGATGAGAAAGATACTGAAAAGGGTTTAAGTTATATAAAAGAGGCTGCTAGTATGAAGAACGGTTATGCACTCACTTTCCTTGGAATGCTATCTATGGAAAATGAGGATTTTGacattgcttttcattattttaCCTTAGCAAATAAGGAAAAGGCGTTATTGTCATCTAAGTTATTAGCTGATTGTTATTTTGATGGAATTGGAACTTCCGTGTCTAAACAGAAAGCTGCTTTGCTGTATAAAGAGTTTGTGGAAACAGTTCGTTCCACGTCTTCCACAATGAGTTTAGCCGTCAGAGAAGTAGATCATTATTGTCTGGAAAACAGCCTTATGTATTATTTGTATTCTGCTCAGTTAGGCTACTCGATTGCAGAAGTCAATGCAGCATATCTCGTAGATGGTAACAAATACTTAATTGACTCATTGAGAAGATACCTTTATCCTGAAAATACAGAGGAGGAAACTCTTTCAGAtgtatttgcttttgagtTTTATGCACGAGCCGCTGCACAAGGAGATGCAGATGCAAACCTAAAACTTGGCGATTATTATTACTATGGCATTGGTGTGCATAGGGATTATGATAAAGCGTATCGATTCTATGAAAATGCTTCCGGAAAAGGAGGTGCTACTGGAATGGCCCTTTGGAATATGGCCTACATGCATGAATTTGGCAGGGGACGAGAACGAGATACTCATATTGCTAAACGATTTCTGGATGAATTGTCTATTAATCAGATTGCTTACATCCCCTTCAGAATGATCACTTCATTGGTATTCCTTCATCAAATTTATTTAAgatgtctttcttttttacgTTTACGATAA